A genomic segment from Paramixta manurensis encodes:
- a CDS encoding Flp family type IVb pilin: MKNVILLTSVKLTNNMVTLRNKAAEFVKRQDGVTAIEYAVIAVAISGMLMVVFGSEDGSFIKSITDKFSVLTDNINNTVNQ; this comes from the coding sequence ATGAAAAACGTTATATTATTAACTTCGGTTAAATTAACTAATAACATGGTGACGTTACGAAATAAAGCGGCAGAGTTTGTAAAGCGGCAAGATGGCGTAACGGCGATTGAATATGCAGTAATTGCCGTGGCGATTAGCGGTATGTTGATGGTGGTGTTTGGTAGCGAAGATGGCAGTTTCATTAAATCGATTACCGATAAGTTCTCGGTATTGACGGATAATATCAACAATACCGTTAACCAGTAA